One region of Drosophila teissieri strain GT53w chromosome 2L, Prin_Dtei_1.1, whole genome shotgun sequence genomic DNA includes:
- the LOC122623825 gene encoding 26S proteasome non-ATPase regulatory subunit 14: MDRLLRLGGAMPQAAPPTDAPVVDTAEQVYISSLALLKMLKHGRAGVPMEVMVLMLGEFVDDYTVQVIDVFAMPQTGTGVSVEAVDPVFQAKMLDMLKQTGRPEMVVGWYHSHPGFGCWLSGVDINTQQSFEALSERAVAVVVDPIQSVKGKVVIDAFRLINPNMLVLGQEPRQTTSNLGHLQKPSVQALIHGLNRHYYSISINYRKNELEQKMLLNLHKKSWKDGLTLSDYNEHCSINEDTVAEMLDLAKNYNKSLEDEEKMTPEQLAIKNVGKQDPKRHLEEKVDKVMQNNIVQCLGAMLDTIVFK, encoded by the exons ATGGATCGTCTGCTACGTCTTGGAGGCGCTATGCCACAGGCTGCCCCGCCCACAGATGCGCCCGTCGTGGACACCGCCGAGCAGGTGTACATCTCGTCCCTGGCTCTGCTTAAGATGCTCAAGCACGGACGGGCCGGCGTGCCCATGGAGGTGATGGTTCTGATGCTGGGCGAGTTCGTGGACGACTACACGGTGCAGGTCATCGATGTGTTCGCCATGCCCCAAACGGGTACCGGTGTCTCCGTAGAGGCAGTGGATCCCGTCTTCCAGGCGAAGATGTTGGACATGCTGAAGCAGACGGGTCGGCCCGAAATGGTCGTTGGCTGGTATCACTCGCATCCTGGTTTCGGCTGCTGGCTGTCCGGTGTGGACATCAATACGCAGCAATCCTTCGAGGCGCTGTCGGAACGAGCCGTAGCCGTCGTCGTCGACCCCATTCAGTCCGTGAAGGGCAAGGTGGTCATCGATGCCTTCCGCCTGATCAATCCCAACATGCTTGTGCTGGGACAGGAGCCCCGGCAGACAACGTCCAATCTGGGTCATCTGCAAAAGCCCTCCGTACAGGCCCTGATCCATGGGCTGAATCGCCACTACTACTCGATTAGCATAAACTACCGCAAGAACGAACTGGAGCAGAAGATGCTTCTCAATCTGCACAAAAAGTCTTGGAAGGACGGCCTTACGTTGTCCGACTACAATGAGCACTGTTCCATCAACGAGGACACCGTGGCCGAGATGCTGGATCTCGCCAAGAACTACAACAAG tcaCTGGAGGACGAGGAGAAAATGACGCCCGAGCAGCTGGCGATCAAGAACGTGGGCAAACAGGACCCCAAGCGGCATTTAGAGGAAAAGGTGGACAAGGTTATGCAGAACAATATTGTGCAGTGCCTGGGCGCCATGCTGGACACCATAGTCTTTAAGtga